A window of the Buteo buteo chromosome 8, bButBut1.hap1.1, whole genome shotgun sequence genome harbors these coding sequences:
- the PAXBP1 gene encoding PAX3- and PAX7-binding protein 1: MFRKARRVNVRKRNDSEEEDEERDEEPPQEPAPVAGAGGEGPGEASMALAAGPGLLPLPAGCVPLALPGSPAAFACAAGYGAALGLGLGLVGGDRAGLGALPAPALLPPPPPPPPPQQQQGNGLPGAGRPKEKKRPRENKEVPRASLLSFQDEEEETEEVFKVKKSSYSKKIVKQLKKEYKEDLEKSKVRTEVNSPTDVEPPLEKAGQLKDIGQEDGTANSEHGEEEMEVESEKEEEKPKAGGAFSSALSSLNVLRPGEIPDAAFIHAARKKRQMARELGDFTPVDSEPGKGRLVREDENDASDDEDDDEKRRIVFTVKEKSQRQKIAEEIGIEGSDDEALVAGEQDEELSRWEQEQIRKGINIPQVQPSQPAEVNNLYYQNTYQTLSYGSSYGIPYTYAAYGSSETKSQKTDNTVPFKTPSNEMTPVTIDLVKKQLKDRLDSMKELHKANRQQYEKHQQSREDSTKAIERLEGSSGGIGEQYKFLQEMRGYVQDLLECFSEKVPLINELESAMHQLYKQRASRLVQRRQDDIKDESSEFSSHSNKALMAPNLESFGRDRVIYQEQVKRRTAEREARRARRRQAREQTGKMADHLEGLSSDDEETSTDITNFNMERDRILKESSKVFEDVLESFYSIDCIKSQFEAWRSKYFASYKDAYIGLCLPKLFNPLIRLQLLIWTPLEGKCRDFETMLWFESLLFYGCEEQEQVKDDADISLLPTIVERVVLPKLTVISENIWDPFSTTQTSRMVAIVQKLVDGYPSVVNAENKNTQMLLKALLLRMRRTLDDDVFMPLYPKNILENKNSGPYLFFQRQFWSSVKLLGNFLQWYGILSNKTLQELSIDGLLNRYILMAFQNSEYGEDSIKKAQSVIACFPKQWFANLKGDKTISQLENFCRYLVHLADTIYRNSIGCSDVEKRNAREHIKQIIKLLASIRALDHAVTVANDHNVKELKILIEGK, from the exons ATGTTCCGCAAGGCGCGGAGGGTGAACGTGCGGAAGCGGAACGATtcggaggaggaggacgaggagcgCGACGAGGAGCCGCCTCAGGAGCCGGCGCCGgtggccggggcggggggggaagggccTGGCGAGGCCTCCATGGCGCTGGCGGCGGGCCCCGGGCTCCTGCCGCTGCCCGCCGGCTGCGTGCCCCTCGCCCtgcccggcagccccgcggcCTTCGCCTGCGCCGCGGGCTACGGCGCGGCTCTCGGCTTGGGGCTGGGCTTGGTGGGAGGCGACAGGGCAGGCCTGGGGGCTCTGCCGGCGCCCGctctcctgccccccccgccgccgccgccgccgccgcagcagcagcagggcaacGGGCTGCCGGGCGCCGGGCGCCCCAAAGAGAAGAAGCGGCCGCGGGAGAACAAAGAAGTGCCGCGGGCCAGCCTGCTCAGCTTCCAGGACGAGGAGGAGG aaactgaagaggtttttaaagtgaagaaaTCAAGTTACAGCAAAAAGATTGTAAAACAACTGAAGAAAGAATACAAAGAAGAtcttgaaaaatcaaaagttaGAACAGAGGTCAATTCTCCAACAGATG TCGAACCACCTCTAGAAAAGGCAGGACAGCTTAAGGATATAGGTCAAGAAGACGGGACTGCAAACAGTGAGCATggtgaagaagaaatggaagttgaaagtgagaaggaagaagaaaaaccaaaagctGGTGGGGCTTTTTCAAGTGCTCTGTCATCACTGAATGTTCTCCGCCCAG GAGAAATTCCAGATGCTGCTTTTATTCATGCCGCTAGGAAAAAGCGTCAAATGGCTCGTGAACTTGGAGACTTTACCCCCGTTGACAGTGAACCAGGTAAAGGCCGCCTTGTTCGAGAAGATGAAAATGATGCCAGtgatgatgaagatgatgacGAGAAGAGGAGAATAGTTTTTACAGTGAAGGAAAAATCCCAAAGGCAAAAGATTGCTGAGGAAATAG GTATTGAGGGAAGTGATGATGAAGCACTGGTGGCAGGGGAGCAAGATGAAGAACTCAGTAGATGGGAGCAAGAACAGATACGGAAAGGAATCAACATACCTCAG GTTCAACCAAGTCAGCCTGCTGAAGTGAATAATCTGTACTACCAGAACACTTACCAGACACTGTCTTATGGTTCATCATATGGCATTCCATACACTTACGCTGCATATGGATCATCGGAAACCAAGTCTCAAAAAACAGATAATACAGTTCCTTTCAAAACTCCCAGTAATGAGATGACTCCTGTTACTATTGATTTGGTAAAGAAACAGCTTAAAGACAG GTTGGACTCTATGAAAGAATTGCACAAAGCTAATCGGCAGCAATATGAGAAACATCAGCAAAGCCGAGAGGATTCTACCAAGGCAATTGAAAGATTAGAAGGGTCTTCTGGGGGTATTGGTGAACAGTATAAGTTTTTGCAAGAAATGCGAGGGTATGTCCAAGACTTGCTTGAGTGTTTCAGTGAAAAG GTGCCTCTGATTAATGAACTTGAATCCGCAATGCACCAGCTGTACAAACAGCGAGCTTCCCGCCTTGTCCAAAGACGACAAGATGATATTAAAGATGAATCTTCGGAGTTTTCAAGCCATTCAA ATAAAGCACTGATGGCACCAAATCTTGAATCTTTTGGACGAGACAGAGTGATCTATCAAGAACAAGTAAAGCGTCGGACTGCAGAAAGAGAGGCTAGAAG AGCTCGTCGTAGACAAGCAAGAGAGCAAACTGGGAAGATGGCAGATCACCTTGAAGGCCTTTCCAGCGATGATGAGGAAACTTCAACGGATATTACGAACTTCAACATGGAGCGAG ATCGTATATTGAAAGAATCCAGCAAAGtttttgaagatgttttggAAAGTTTTTACTCAATTGATTGTATCAAGTCACAGTTTGAAGCTTGGCGCTCAAAGTACTTTGCTTCTTATAAGGATGCTTATATTGGCCTCTGTTTACCAAAGCTGTTTAACCCTTTAATCAGACTTCAGCTGCTTATCTGGACTCCTTTGGAG GGCAAGTGTCGAGATTTTGAGACTATGTTGTGGTTTGAATCATTGCTGTTCTATGGCTGTGAAGAACAGGAGCAAGTGAAAGATGATGCTGATATTTCACTATTGCCTACCATTGTAGAAAGAGTTGTTCTTCCTAAATTAACAG tgatttctgaaaatatatggGATCCTTTTTCTACAACACAAACATCTAGAATGGTAGCAATTGTACAGAAACTAGTAGATGGATATCCTTCAGTGGtgaatgcagaaaacaaaaatacacaa ATGCTTTTAAAGGCATTGTTGCTAAGAATGAGGAGAACACTAGATGATGATGTATTCATGCCCTTATATCcaaaaaa CATCTTAGAAAACAAGAACTCCGGTCCGTATTTGTTTTTCCAACGTCAGTTTTGGTCCTCTGTTAAG TTATTAGGAAACTTTCTCCAGTGGTATGGAATCCTTTCAAACAAAACTCTCCAGGAACTGTCAATAGATGGTCTGCTAAACAGATATATCCTTATGGCTTTTCAAAACTCTGAGTATGGAGAAGACAGCATTAAGAAAGCTCAAAGT GTAATTGCTTGCTTTCCTAAACAGTGGTTTGCTAATCTAAAAGGAGACAAGACTATTTCTCAGCTAGAAAACTTCTGCAGATACCTTGTTCATCTGGCTGATACAATTTATAGAAACAGCATTGGTTGCTCTGATGTAGAGAAAAGAAATGCGAG GGAGCACATAAAGCAGATCATAAAGCTTCTGGCAAGTATCCGAGCACTGGATCATGCTGTGACAGTTGCAAATGATCACAACGTCAAAGAGTTAAAGATTTTAATAGAAGGAAAATAG